The following proteins are encoded in a genomic region of Drosophila miranda strain MSH22 chromosome 4, D.miranda_PacBio2.1, whole genome shotgun sequence:
- the LOC108162219 gene encoding uncharacterized protein LOC108162219 has translation MWNLVAVLPAILLVFQGLPVPSSSDPVWGLEFLTNLNDVVTKKIKRSMEELEDSSILEAKESYLSLKEAAELPFLQLDEKIMAYNNYEKVYGVRLHPELESDADSTTELTKKFPVQKRTIFTLLFETTIFAIFSGLGLFGSLASRVWNAHSVIGQRQISSKRRLMHCAVQSQSLRVRDHRIIRKRIKIARKYKL, from the coding sequence ATGTGGAATCTAGTGGCGGTTCTACCAGCAATCCTACTAGTTTTTCAAGGACTTCCAGTCCCGTCCAGCTCCGATCCAGTGTGGGGCTTAGAGTTTCTCACGAATCTAAACGATGTTGTGACAAAAAAGATCAAAAGGTCGATGGAGGAGCTTGAAGATTCCAGCATTTTAGAGGCTAAGGAAAGCTACCTGAGTCTCAAGGAGGCTGCCGAGCTGCCATTCCTCCAGCTGGATGAAAAAATCATGGCTTACAACAACTACGAGAAGGTCTATGGTGTTCGGCTGCACCCAGAGCTGGAATCAGACGCTGACAGCACCACCGAGTTGACAAAAAAGTTTCCTGTGCAGAAACGCACAATATTTACATTACTATTCGAGACGACCATTTTTGCGATCTTCTCGGGACTGGGTTTATTCGGTAGTTTAGCCAGTCGCGTTTGGAATGCCCACTCTGTGATAGGGCAAAGACAAATAAGCTCAAAAAGAAGATTGATGCATTGTGCTGTTCAATCTCAAAGCTTACGTGTAAGAGACCATCGCATAATAAGAAAAAGGATAAAGATTGCGAGGAAATACAAGCTATAA